In Acaryochloris marina S15, a single genomic region encodes these proteins:
- a CDS encoding DUF2949 domain-containing protein — protein MPTNRYQQLINFLTQEVGISTESINIALKSCQQQQGPLPIILWQYGLITLEQLNDVFHWIETSFSPDETYNITITCEK, from the coding sequence ATGCCTACTAACCGATATCAACAACTGATTAACTTTTTGACCCAAGAGGTAGGGATTTCGACGGAGTCGATCAATATTGCCCTCAAGTCTTGCCAGCAACAGCAGGGGCCATTGCCCATAATCCTTTGGCAGTACGGTTTGATTACCTTAGAGCAGCTCAATGATGTCTTCCATTGGATCGAGACATCGTTTAGTCCAGATGAGACCTACAACATTACAATCACTTGTGAAAAATGA
- a CDS encoding DUF1816 domain-containing protein: protein MFSLTTKHQPWWVHIQTTIPDCQYYFGPFDSIEEAEAHQSGYVEDLVQEQALEIVVKVSRCQPEMLTLCDEEEVYPISLRDLSPYDRPTVLCYS, encoded by the coding sequence ATGTTCTCTTTAACAACCAAACATCAACCGTGGTGGGTGCATATTCAAACCACGATTCCTGATTGTCAATATTATTTTGGTCCGTTTGACAGTATTGAAGAGGCGGAAGCCCATCAGTCAGGTTATGTGGAAGATTTAGTTCAAGAGCAGGCCTTGGAAATTGTGGTCAAAGTCAGCCGCTGCCAACCTGAAATGTTGACCCTATGCGATGAAGAAGAGGTCTATCCCATCAGCCTGCGGGATCTGTCCCCTTACGACCGACCAACGGTTTTATGCTACAGCTAG
- a CDS encoding phosphate ABC transporter ATP-binding protein, with amino-acid sequence MTSPTLSPQSLTTDHHQPPSIRVEQLSLRYGRKVAFANVEAQFRAGQITALIGPSGCGKTSFLSCLNRLHELTPTAQLSGRVYLNECDTATMPLTPLRRQVGMLFQKPNPFPLSIYRNLAFPLKEHGICDRNHIHHIIETTLTDVGLWTEVKDRLKAPALSLSGGQQQRLCLARALALKPQVLLMDEPCSALDPLSSEVIEDLILRLKGTYTILIVTHNLGQASRIADDVAFFWVQHDVGQLVEFGPAKDIFANPQDPLTAAYVSGRRG; translated from the coding sequence ATGACCTCTCCCACCTTGAGCCCCCAATCCTTAACCACGGATCATCACCAGCCTCCCAGCATCCGAGTGGAGCAACTGAGTTTGCGCTATGGTCGCAAGGTGGCCTTTGCTAATGTGGAGGCTCAGTTCCGAGCAGGACAGATTACGGCCTTAATCGGTCCATCCGGCTGTGGTAAAACCAGCTTTTTGAGCTGTTTAAATCGTCTCCATGAATTGACCCCAACAGCCCAATTATCGGGTCGAGTTTATCTTAATGAGTGCGATACGGCGACGATGCCCCTAACCCCCCTGCGCCGCCAGGTAGGAATGCTGTTCCAAAAGCCTAATCCCTTTCCCCTCTCCATTTACCGCAATTTAGCGTTTCCCTTAAAAGAGCATGGGATTTGCGATCGCAACCATATTCACCACATCATCGAAACCACCCTCACGGATGTGGGCCTGTGGACAGAAGTTAAAGATCGGCTCAAAGCCCCCGCCCTTTCTCTATCTGGAGGGCAGCAGCAACGTCTTTGCTTAGCGAGGGCACTGGCCTTAAAACCTCAAGTGCTGCTAATGGACGAGCCCTGTAGCGCCCTCGACCCCCTCTCCAGCGAAGTGATTGAAGATTTAATTCTGCGGTTAAAAGGCACCTATACTATTCTGATCGTCACTCACAATCTGGGCCAAGCTTCCCGCATTGCCGACGATGTGGCCTTTTTCTGGGTGCAACATGATGTGGGTCAATTGGTTGAATTTGGCCCAGCCAAAGATATTTTTGCCAACCCTCAAGATCCGCTCACCGCAGCCTATGTTAGTGGTCGCCGGGGCTAA
- the pstA gene encoding phosphate ABC transporter permease PstA, translating to MVCPWSNRHLRPVGKEQVATLMVWLVALGITALFIWLLSDVIWQGGQAINGAFLTQVPAKAGREGGIAPILVSTGWVLGVCMGVSLPLGLGTALFLTEFSPQQSHRAIRLSLDILAGVPSIVFGLFGNAFFSKVLGLGFSILSGGLTLACMVLPILIRSIQVGLVNVPGEYRQASAALGLSRFGTLKTLILPAALPGIAVGILLGIGRAIAETAALIFTSGYVDRMPTSVLDSGRVLSIHIFDLAMNIPGGEQNAYGTALVLVILLILINTLVSGLAERFRQSKLQIL from the coding sequence ATGGTTTGTCCTTGGTCTAATCGTCATCTCCGCCCTGTTGGCAAGGAGCAAGTCGCAACCCTGATGGTATGGCTCGTGGCCTTGGGCATTACCGCTTTGTTTATCTGGCTGCTCAGTGACGTGATTTGGCAAGGGGGACAAGCTATCAATGGTGCTTTTTTAACCCAAGTGCCTGCTAAAGCCGGACGAGAAGGCGGCATTGCTCCCATTTTGGTGTCCACGGGGTGGGTGTTAGGGGTTTGTATGGGAGTATCCCTACCCTTGGGATTAGGCACGGCCTTGTTCCTGACCGAATTCAGTCCCCAGCAATCCCATCGCGCCATTCGGCTAAGTTTAGATATTTTGGCAGGCGTGCCGTCCATTGTGTTTGGCCTGTTTGGCAATGCCTTTTTCTCCAAGGTTTTAGGATTAGGGTTCTCTATCCTGTCAGGGGGATTAACCCTAGCCTGTATGGTGCTGCCCATCCTCATTCGCTCTATTCAGGTAGGACTCGTCAATGTGCCCGGTGAATATCGCCAAGCATCGGCAGCATTGGGGTTGTCTCGCTTCGGCACCCTGAAAACGTTGATTTTACCGGCAGCGTTGCCAGGGATTGCCGTGGGGATTTTGCTGGGGATTGGGCGGGCCATCGCCGAAACGGCAGCCTTAATTTTCACCAGTGGCTATGTTGACCGGATGCCCACATCAGTATTAGATTCTGGGCGGGTACTATCGATTCATATTTTCGATCTCGCCATGAATATTCCTGGGGGTGAACAGAATGCTTATGGAACGGCCCTGGTCCTCGTGATTCTTCTCATTTTGATCAATACTCTTGTCTCCGGGTTAGCCGAACGTTTTCGCCAATCCAAGCTTCAAATTCTATGA
- the pstC gene encoding phosphate ABC transporter permease subunit PstC, whose amino-acid sequence MFRFKSEGPGAVLLQLLALGSGAILLLILGFLIWETLPILRTISLDQFWRDPGWHPSEQSYNLTPMILGTLGVTVGAVSIATPLGILSAVFCQYYAPKGLAQIYRRLIELLAGIPSVVYGLWGLVVLVPLIAKVQPPGPSLLAGILILALMILPTIALVTDASLASIPPTYWQGSAALGLGTWATVQGVCLPAIRSGILTAIMLATARALGETMAVLMVCGNVVQVPNSIFAPVRTLTANIALEMAYALDLHRSALFASGLVLMLVVTGLVMFTDRWTDAPEV is encoded by the coding sequence TTGTTCCGGTTCAAGAGTGAAGGACCAGGGGCCGTCCTCTTGCAACTCCTGGCCTTGGGGTCAGGGGCTATCTTACTGTTGATTCTGGGCTTTCTCATTTGGGAAACCCTGCCAATTCTACGCACCATTTCCCTCGATCAATTTTGGCGTGATCCAGGCTGGCATCCTAGCGAACAGTCCTACAATCTCACCCCCATGATTCTGGGCACTCTGGGAGTCACCGTTGGAGCGGTATCTATAGCCACGCCTCTAGGCATCTTATCGGCTGTGTTTTGCCAATACTACGCTCCGAAGGGATTAGCACAAATTTATCGACGCTTGATCGAGCTGCTGGCTGGCATTCCTTCTGTAGTCTATGGCTTGTGGGGATTGGTCGTCCTTGTGCCTTTGATTGCCAAAGTTCAGCCTCCTGGCCCTAGCCTCCTCGCCGGAATTCTGATTTTGGCCCTGATGATTTTGCCCACCATTGCCCTGGTCACTGATGCCAGCTTGGCGAGTATCCCTCCGACCTACTGGCAAGGATCAGCTGCCTTGGGACTGGGCACTTGGGCAACGGTGCAAGGGGTCTGTTTACCAGCGATTCGTTCCGGTATTTTGACGGCTATCATGCTCGCCACTGCTCGTGCCCTAGGGGAAACTATGGCTGTACTGATGGTCTGTGGCAATGTCGTGCAGGTGCCCAATTCCATCTTTGCCCCCGTCCGCACCCTGACTGCCAATATTGCCCTAGAAATGGCCTACGCTTTAGACCTCCATCGGTCAGCCTTATTTGCCAGTGGTCTAGTCCTGATGCTGGTGGTGACCGGACTGGTGATGTTCACCGATCGGTGGACGGATGCCCCGGAGGTTTAA
- a CDS encoding phosphate ABC transporter substrate-binding protein — MSGRVIAGVFLGLSLGLQACSTLQASSSGNAPQKLVITGSSTVAPIASEIAKRYEAQNPQVRIDVQTGGSSRGIADVRQQVADIGMVSRAAKSEDQGLNFHTIAKDGVVVIVHRDNPIQRLTRQQITDIYTDQLNNWQDAGGKSQAITVVNKAEGRSTLEVFTQHFQLKSSQIKADVVIGDNEQGIKTVAGNPLAIGYVSVGAAKVNVEQGTPIKVLPLEGIQATAQTVRDGSFPLSRPLNLVTQGSLNPQQQKFIDFAQSSQVKDIVQEQSLVPVQE; from the coding sequence ATGTCTGGTCGAGTCATTGCAGGCGTTTTTTTGGGTTTATCTCTGGGATTGCAAGCCTGTAGTACATTACAAGCGTCCAGCTCCGGTAACGCCCCGCAAAAACTAGTGATTACGGGATCCAGTACCGTTGCCCCCATTGCTTCCGAAATTGCCAAACGCTATGAAGCCCAAAATCCCCAGGTGCGGATTGATGTGCAAACAGGTGGGTCTTCGCGGGGGATTGCTGATGTGCGCCAACAGGTGGCTGATATTGGCATGGTGTCCCGAGCTGCCAAGTCAGAAGACCAGGGCCTAAACTTCCACACCATCGCTAAAGATGGCGTCGTGGTGATTGTCCATCGGGATAACCCGATTCAGCGGCTCACCCGCCAGCAAATTACCGATATCTACACAGACCAGCTCAACAACTGGCAGGACGCTGGGGGGAAATCCCAGGCGATTACCGTCGTCAATAAAGCTGAAGGTCGCTCCACCCTAGAAGTCTTTACCCAGCACTTCCAGCTCAAATCCTCACAAATCAAAGCCGATGTAGTGATTGGCGATAACGAGCAGGGCATTAAAACCGTAGCAGGCAATCCCCTCGCCATTGGCTACGTCTCTGTTGGCGCAGCGAAAGTCAATGTCGAACAGGGCACCCCCATTAAAGTTCTGCCCTTAGAAGGGATTCAGGCGACGGCCCAAACCGTTCGGGATGGGTCTTTTCCCTTATCACGTCCCCTTAACTTGGTAACCCAAGGGTCTCTCAATCCTCAACAGCAAAAATTTATCGACTTTGCCCAATCGTCCCAGGTCAAGGATATTGTCCAAGAGCAGTCCCTTGTTCCGGTTCAAGAGTGA
- a CDS encoding helix-turn-helix transcriptional regulator: MNTSQSCANKLKTLADATRLSILKLLMNGPQHVNEINAVLNVEQSLLSHHLKVLRQAGFVQATRDGKAVLYALVPDVQSQASQDGLDLGCCEFSFTSFSI, from the coding sequence ATGAACACATCTCAATCTTGTGCCAACAAGCTCAAAACCTTAGCAGACGCCACTCGGCTCTCGATTCTCAAACTATTGATGAATGGCCCTCAACACGTCAATGAAATCAATGCCGTGTTGAACGTCGAGCAAAGTCTACTGTCCCACCATTTAAAGGTGTTGCGGCAGGCCGGATTTGTACAAGCCACCCGTGATGGCAAAGCCGTGCTCTATGCCCTGGTTCCCGACGTCCAAAGTCAGGCATCACAAGACGGATTAGATTTGGGTTGTTGCGAATTCTCATTTACCTCCTTTTCTATTTAG
- a CDS encoding exonuclease, giving the protein MSFVMVDVESDGSIPGDYSMVCFGAIIVEPTLSKTFYGQLKPISEQWVPEALAVSGFSREDTLGFEEPTTVMQGFADWIAANSKGRPFFISDNNGFDWQFINWYFHHFMGSNPFGHTSANLGSLYKGLVKDTFTNFKHLRKTAHTHHPVDDARGNAEALLMMKEQGLSISLK; this is encoded by the coding sequence ATGAGTTTTGTGATGGTCGATGTGGAGTCTGATGGCTCTATTCCTGGTGACTATTCGATGGTTTGTTTTGGGGCCATTATTGTAGAGCCGACGTTGTCAAAGACGTTTTATGGGCAGTTAAAGCCAATTTCTGAGCAGTGGGTTCCAGAAGCGTTAGCAGTCAGTGGTTTCAGTCGAGAAGATACCCTTGGATTTGAGGAGCCGACGACTGTGATGCAGGGGTTTGCAGACTGGATTGCAGCCAATAGTAAGGGTCGTCCGTTCTTTATCTCTGACAACAATGGGTTCGACTGGCAATTTATCAATTGGTACTTCCACCATTTCATGGGCAGTAATCCGTTTGGCCATACGTCTGCCAATCTCGGCTCTTTGTACAAGGGACTGGTAAAGGACACGTTTACGAATTTCAAGCATTTACGGAAAACTGCCCATACTCACCACCCTGTGGATGATGCACGGGGTAATGCAGAAGCGCTATTAATGATGAAGGAACAGGGCTTGAGCATTAGCCTGAAGTAA
- a CDS encoding leucine-rich repeat domain-containing protein, which produces MMSAQDLIHTLEQTTQKRLKQISVEDLSKSLDDIYNHLQIQPNAYALNDENQIVGLSLQGVDGHELLAASIEQFHHLSALYLFDIVSPEIIPFASLQRLSAIALSGQDVKTASYLQQAENLKTVYLNATHISDYSCLSDLKNLTHLDLSNNLIADISFIQDLKQLTYLGLGSNKIVDISALKHLTKLVSLNLRSNATADYSVLRDLQDLTHLAISVSEEMGISFLQNLKGLTHLDLSYNHWISDISVLRDLQGLAHLDLGSNQISDIAVLQDLQQLTYLSLSCNQLADISVLPTLQGLESLDVSANEIADIAILQNLTGLTHLDISSNEVSDISALQDLTTLTHLNISSNEMIDYAVLQGLTELTSLDISDNQMAEISDLQGLQALTSLNLSYNQLSDISVLKDFKQLANLNLSYNPLSDIAALQNCMNLTTLNLSFTQITDLSTLPDLKSLTSLDLHSNQITDISALQDLEGLYRLNVSDNKLSDISAIKRLTGLFSLNLSINQLSDISVLHDLTRLTSLNVSHNQLSDISVLQGLTRLFSLDLGANQVADISALQNIPGLFSLDLRFSDVSVFQDFKGLTSLNLSSNQISSVPEWLSEQGLPIQTEDEEALFCINLCDNPIPPV; this is translated from the coding sequence ATGATGTCTGCACAAGATTTAATCCATACCCTAGAACAAACAACCCAGAAACGACTCAAGCAAATCTCTGTTGAAGACTTGAGTAAAAGTCTGGATGACATCTATAACCATTTGCAGATTCAGCCCAATGCTTATGCCCTGAATGATGAAAATCAAATCGTTGGACTGAGTTTGCAAGGGGTGGATGGCCATGAATTATTGGCAGCATCAATCGAGCAATTTCACCATCTCTCCGCCTTGTATTTATTCGATATTGTCTCGCCAGAAATCATCCCATTTGCCAGTCTTCAAAGACTCTCAGCCATTGCGCTGTCGGGACAAGATGTGAAGACTGCCTCCTATCTCCAACAAGCAGAGAATCTCAAAACGGTTTATTTGAATGCCACCCATATTTCTGATTACTCCTGCTTGTCGGACCTCAAGAACCTGACCCACCTCGACTTAAGCAACAATCTGATTGCTGATATTTCCTTTATCCAGGACCTCAAGCAACTCACCTACCTGGGATTAGGGTCTAACAAAATTGTTGATATTTCAGCACTCAAACACCTGACGAAACTGGTCAGCCTAAATTTACGCTCTAATGCAACAGCGGATTATTCAGTGTTGCGAGATCTCCAAGACCTCACCCATCTAGCAATTAGCGTTAGCGAGGAAATGGGGATTTCCTTCCTACAAAATCTTAAAGGCCTCACCCATCTGGATCTCAGCTACAACCACTGGATTTCGGATATTTCTGTGTTACGAGATCTGCAAGGACTCGCCCACCTGGATTTAGGGTCTAACCAGATTTCTGATATTGCAGTTTTGCAAGATCTACAGCAACTCACCTATCTGTCTTTAAGTTGCAATCAGCTTGCAGATATTTCAGTATTACCAACCCTCCAAGGACTTGAAAGTCTGGATGTCAGTGCTAACGAGATTGCTGATATTGCAATTCTGCAAAACCTCACAGGGTTGACCCATCTGGATATCAGCTCCAATGAAGTGTCTGATATTTCAGCTTTGCAGGATCTCACGACGCTCACTCATCTGAACATCAGTTCAAACGAGATGATTGATTATGCAGTGTTACAAGGTCTGACAGAACTTACTAGCCTAGATATCAGTGACAATCAGATGGCTGAGATCTCAGACTTACAGGGACTCCAAGCACTGACCAGTCTGAACTTAAGCTATAACCAGCTGTCTGATATTTCAGTCCTAAAGGATTTCAAGCAACTGGCTAATCTGAATTTAAGCTACAACCCCCTATCAGATATTGCGGCTCTGCAAAACTGCATGAACCTCACCACCCTAAATTTAAGTTTCACCCAAATTACCGACCTTTCCACCCTGCCAGATCTGAAGAGTCTAACCAGTTTAGATTTACATAGCAATCAGATTACGGATATCTCAGCGTTGCAAGACCTTGAGGGCCTATATAGGCTGAATGTCAGTGACAATAAGCTGTCTGACATTTCAGCTATCAAGAGACTCACGGGACTCTTCAGCCTGAATTTAAGTATTAACCAGCTTTCTGATATTTCAGTTCTGCACGATCTAACAAGACTGACCAGTTTGAATGTCAGTCATAATCAGCTGTCTGATATTTCAGTTTTGCAGGGACTTACAAGACTGTTCAGTCTAGATTTAGGGGCCAATCAGGTTGCTGATATCTCAGCCCTGCAAAATATTCCAGGTCTCTTTAGTCTAGATTTGCGATTTTCTGATGTGTCCGTGTTTCAGGACTTCAAAGGACTCACCAGCCTAAATTTAAGTTCTAATCAGATTTCAAGCGTTCCTGAATGGTTGAGTGAGCAAGGCCTTCCTATTCAAACAGAGGATGAAGAGGCCTTATTCTGCATTAACTTATGTGATAATCCCATCCCACCTGTGTAG